One window of the Hypanus sabinus isolate sHypSab1 chromosome 13, sHypSab1.hap1, whole genome shotgun sequence genome contains the following:
- the LOC132403436 gene encoding general transcription factor II-I repeat domain-containing protein 2-like, with protein sequence MVDMTAHLNTLNTALQGKGRTALHMLEDVLAFERKLTVLARDLQKGTLSHFPNLREFKQGHDMIISEYLHSAIIAMQTSFGKRFCEFREEKNTLSFPVTPLSIDPSLLNTTALAGVSQPDLEMELADIADKDIWVSKFRRLTADLEDVARQKAVLAQKHKWSDIENLTDDSLRSCVKMKVTSYSPDVQTLCAEVQEQKSH encoded by the coding sequence atggtagacatgacagcgcacctgaacacgctgaacacagctcttcaggggaaaggacgtacagccctgcacatgttggaggatgttttggcattcgagcgcaagttgacagtgcttgccagagatttacagaaaggcactttgtctcacttccccaatttgagagagttcaaacaaggtcacgacatgataatttcggagtatttacattctgcaatcatcgcaatgcaaacatcgtttgggaaacgcttctgtgaattcagagaggaaaaaaacacattatccttcccggtcactcccttaagcatcgatccttccctactgaatacgactgcattggcaggtgtgagtcaacctgatcttgagatggaactggccgacatagccgacaaagacatatgggtgtccaagtttagacgcttgacagcagaccttgaagatgttgcccgtcagaaggccgttcttgctcagaaacacaaatggagtgatattgaaaacctcacagatgacagcttgcgatcctgtgtaaagatgaaggtgacatcatacagccctgatgtgcagacgctgtgcgctgaggtccaggagcagaaatcccattaa